ATCTGTTTGGAATAGGCCTACGATAGTCACTGCAACTTGGTGCTGGGCGAGGTGGAAGAGACCATTTACGCcgtcgacgatgatgaggaggagagcgacgAGGTCAAGGTATACGAAGACTTGCAATCTGGCCCCCCACTTGCGTATGACTCTAACCCTGTTCAAGACCATTAGCAGGAAATCAGAAATGTTGTTTGTAAGAGGTCGGGTTCTCACCATATCCTGGAGAGGCGAGGGTGTGTTTGGCTAACAGGCTCACAGGCGATAGCGTCGTTTTAATCTCTCCTCAAGTTCCTTTCTAGATATAGacagcaatggcagcaatgATACCGATAATGAGACTGAGATGATATTCCACCGAACCATGCGATGCGACGAAGCGCATATAACTTGAAGGCAGCGGTAGCGCAATGATCGAGGTGAATAAGGCTGCTCCAACAACGTTTGGCTTTCGTTACCTGGAGCTCTCGCTATGAAGATTGAGTTCGCTATACGGGCACGACAGAGACTGGTGTCCAGGGCGACCAATGGACAAGGACAGGACGGAATCAAGAGGCTGtgcttttcctttctggAGCTGCGCGATGCTATAAACGGGTCATCTGCTCAATGAAGAAATGCATTCAATGCCCTTCAGTTCAAATGCACTGCGGCTTTCTCAGCTCAGCATGGACATGTGGGCTTTTGTTCTGCGTGTTGGCCTCGTCGGTTTGGCTGAGCGCCTGTTATGTAGTTAGTGGTGGTATGCTCTAATACCTAATACAAGACTTTGCAGCTGAACACGGGAGTCGTGTCATCGACCCACAGTTTCGACACAAGCTCGCCTTATCGATAGCCTGCTCCCCGGGTTACTCACTGCAGGCTGCTGAGCCTCCGAACTCAACGGTGACTCCCATGGTGATGGCTGAAGCTTAACTAGCCAGGCAGAAGAGTCACAGTTTCTATTTTCGGGTGCTTTTTTCTATACGTGTGTGTATATCATGCTTCCCACCGCCATTGCTCTTCCTGGTTCTCTGGCTACACAATCCTCGGTGATACGGCTGCGGCATGATGGCGACCAAGACGGCCAAGACGGCCAAGGGCCTCGAGCATGAGAAGCGCAAAGGCGAATCGGTAGGTATTCCCAATATGTATCTTGCAGAGCTTCGGTCTGCACTGGATCTGGATCCTGACACGGGCTTGGGCAGGCTCTAAGCGACTTCGCCGAATATgtagagcagcagcagaatctACGGTATCCAGCCTCTGCGAAGAAGCCCGCCGCCGACTCCGCAGAGCATGATGTAGAGCTCGACGAGCTACTAGACAGTCTGAATCTGGTTGACTCTGCGCCGCGAATAAAGCTGAGAGACCTCGTGCTCGGATCGGACGACGACACCCTGAAGAAGCTCGGAGACGTCATCGTCGAGCGAATAGAAGAAGGCGCCGGCGAGACTGTCTTCGATCTAGGGTTCGAGAACAGCGGTGAATCCATGCAGTTGACGCTGGAAGAGTGGAAAAAAGCATATGAAAGACTGGTCGAGGCTGCGAGGCGGGTGCGCGCAGACTGCCAGCTGCTTCTAACCACAAATGTGGGCGGCAAGGAAGAGGCGGAAAGCACAGCGACGAGCCCGACCAAGGACAAGAGCTGCAGTGGAAAGATTCTCATTCGAAGGATACCGGACAAGATTGAGGATGTCATTGAGACGAGGATAGCGGTCGTAGGCAATGGTAAGCTTTCGACACATGATTGCTATTTCCCTAACAGACAGCGAAAGTGGCTAATACCTATGCTCTGTGATCAAAAACAGTCGATGCCGGAAAGAGTTCGCTGCTTGGCGTGCTAGTCAAGAACGATCTAGACGACGGGCGAGGAAGAGCGCGAGTGAATCTCTTCCGCCATAAGCACGAAATGGAGACGGGACGAACAAGCTCTGTGGGTATGGAAATCATGGGGTTTGACAGTCTCGGCCAAGTCGTGACTTCAGACACTCCAGGCCGTGAGTAATGACGATGATCAACCAGCCAATCAAGCACGTATCGTCGACAGCCTACTAAAACCATCATCATAGGAAAACTATCATGGGAAGACATCGGAAAGCGCAGCGCCAAGGTCATCACGTTCAGTGATCTGGCTGGGCACGAAAAGTACCTGAGGACGACTGTGTTTGGCTTGCTCTCCAGCAGTCCCGACTTCTGCCTTTTGATGGTCGCGGCCAACAACGGACTGGTTGGCATGAGCAAGGAGCACCTGGGCATTGCGCTGGCCCTGAATGTTCCCGTCAtggtcatcatcaccaagatTGACATTTGCCCTCCCAACATTCTCAAGGAGACCATCAGTCAGGTCAACAAGATCATGAAAAGCCCCGGTGCCCGAAAGATGCCCACATTCATCACAAATCGTGAGGAGTGTGTCAACACGGCAACTCAGTTCGTTAGCAAGAGGATATGCCCCGTCTTCCAGGTCTCCAACGTTACTGGCGAGAACCTTGATCTTGTACGACTCTTCTTGAACATGCTGCCTCACCACGGACACTACCACTCGGACGCGCCATTCGAGTTTCAGGTTAATGACACGTTCTCGGTGCCGTTCACAGGTACAGTCGTCTCTGGCATTGTCAAGTCTGGCATGGTTCACGAAGGCGACAACGTTCTCATTGGGCCGGATTCCCTAGGGCATTTCACTCCTACGGCAGTGCGTTCTATCGAGCGCAAGAGGATACGAGTGCAGGTGGCTGAAGCGGGACAATCTGCCTCGTTTGCgctcaagaagatgaagcggCGAGATGTCCGGAAGGGCATGGTTATGCTTCacaaagaa
The Trichoderma asperellum chromosome 7, complete sequence DNA segment above includes these coding regions:
- the LSM3 gene encoding U4/U6-U5 snRNP complex subunit lsm3, whose product is MADVGEETSHVAEPLDLVRLLLNEVVFVKLRGDRELKGKLHAYDSHCNLVLGEVEETIYAVDDDEEESDEVKTISRKSEMLFVRGDSVVLISPQVPF
- a CDS encoding uncharacterized protein (EggNog:ENOG41) gives rise to the protein MMATKTAKTAKGLEHEKRKGESALSDFAEYVEQQQNLRYPASAKKPAADSAEHDVELDELLDSLNLVDSAPRIKLRDLVLGSDDDTLKKLGDVIVERIEEGAGETVFDLGFENSGESMQLTLEEWKKAYERLVEAARRVRADCQLLLTTNVGGKEEAESTATSPTKDKSCSGKILIRRIPDKIEDVIETRIAVVGNVDAGKSSLLGVLVKNDLDDGRGRARVNLFRHKHEMETGRTSSVGMEIMGFDSLGQVVTSDTPGRKLSWEDIGKRSAKVITFSDLAGHEKYLRTTVFGLLSSSPDFCLLMVAANNGLVGMSKEHLGIALALNVPVMVIITKIDICPPNILKETISQVNKIMKSPGARKMPTFITNREECVNTATQFVSKRICPVFQVSNVTGENLDLVRLFLNMLPHHGHYHSDAPFEFQVNDTFSVPFTGTVVSGIVKSGMVHEGDNVLIGPDSLGHFTPTAVRSIERKRIRVQVAEAGQSASFALKKMKRRDVRKGMVMLHKEEGQTGPKVFREFVAEVLILSHATTIKKRYQAMLHVGAVSQTCAIIDIDRELIRTGDRANVAFRFVQRPEYIAPGDRLLFREGRTRGLGIVKSVGYDPKYPLMSAPGDGSKAAEESEQQPTAIETNDVTSGT